In Candidatus Poribacteria bacterium, one DNA window encodes the following:
- a CDS encoding WD40 repeat domain-containing protein, whose product SSLVIAWSPDGKYIATGDQDSTVHFWIMSTGDDLQMSGYPTKVRELSWDATSRYLATGGGQEVVVWDCSGRGPASTSPIMLSGHQDFLSVVCFQHRGKLLASGGADGLVYVWQLRGSSRSLAVHEVALTAGVTSLVWSPNDQHIAVGDESGGVSVFSIS is encoded by the coding sequence TCATCACTGGTGATTGCGTGGAGCCCTGACGGCAAATACATCGCCACCGGAGATCAAGATTCGACCGTACACTTCTGGATTATGTCTACCGGTGACGACTTGCAAATGTCTGGCTATCCGACGAAAGTGCGAGAACTCTCGTGGGATGCCACGAGTCGATACCTAGCTACGGGAGGCGGTCAGGAAGTTGTGGTGTGGGATTGTTCCGGTCGCGGACCGGCTAGTACCAGCCCCATTATGCTTTCCGGGCATCAGGATTTTCTCAGCGTTGTGTGTTTTCAACATCGCGGAAAACTGCTGGCTTCAGGCGGCGCCGACGGTCTGGTCTACGTCTGGCAATTGCGAGGCAGCTCCCGCTCTCTGGCGGTTCATGAAGTCGCTCTGACAGCGGGGGTCACAAGTCTCGTTTGGTCACCGAATGACCAGCATATTGCTGTTGGTGACGAGTCGGGTGGGGTGAGCGTTTTTTCGATAAGTTAA